CGTCGATCTACATGCTTGATTACATTAATCACGCAGCATAGACAAGTTGCGATTATCAGTACACCCAGATCAATCTTAATCTCTGTCGTGCTAATTTAATTTGTGGTTTGATCGATGCCAGTGGAAGCAAGAGACCTGTTGTCGTAGCAAAATATAGTATAAAGTATAAACTAGATTTTCAAGAACAACACATAATTATGCTAGAATTTTAGTTCATCGTTAGTATTGATTCAGAGATACTTTGGTTTTATCTAGATGAAGAATGTTACTTGACGATGACTGCACCTGTCCTACCAGCAGTACCATCTTTAATATTCTTTGTCACCGTATGCGCCCTTCCGACGTCCCATGGGACAAAGAGAATCTTTTAGCCATGCCCAATGGTACCTCGCCAAACTGTACTGGCAGATATGATCGTTAATTGATGGGATTTTTTTTAGTGATTcccattttgtttttttatgtgatattctattttttattttgacttTGAACTAGTCATCAGTACGCGCGGCTGTTGTACTACTGGTATTTAAGCATTCTGGAAAATCTAATAGATTGTATATGAAATGAAATTAAGTTTATGTAAATTGTATTATGCAGTCGATGATCCTCAGTTccatacttatctttttttgaCTGAAAATTGCATATTTATCTTGTAATTTGAAAGACATTAATAAGTTCACTATAAGCAGTTGTTTGGTTACGAATTTCGTCAGCTGCGTTTCTAGGTCACGCACGATGAAGATTCCATGAATTCTTCCTAGTCTATTATATACTCCTATATTAAAAGGTGAAGGTTCAGAGTAATTCTAGGAGTAAGTTACTCTAGTTACTGTTTATATAGGACCCatctgtgtatatatatgtatatatatgtgcatgtacacatttattttgcaaaattctagaaaaatagcgaaaataataatagttatattgattaATCGGCTGCaataatctaaaatgtatagaaaaatatctaaaactcaaaaaatatgaaacaaatttaggtaggttcgtattactgtcatttacatgttaaaattatgtgcatgtagaaaagtactattgtttttctcataattaaatgaatgtgttaaatatagataaatttataaataaatattgagatactaaaattgataaatctaattttttattcttcttttatcatgttttgtgcaataaaaaaacaaacgcGGCTTAGGTGAACCAATCTGCCTAGTTAACTAACATTGTCATGGATGATGGATGCAGCGCTGTTCCAGTCCCAGCTGTACGAGGCGTGCGGGCGGACGATTAATCCAGTCAGCGGCGCCATCGGGCTCATGTGGACGGGCAACTGGGACCTCTGCCAGGCCGCCGCCAATGCCGTCCTCCGCGGCGAGTCCCTGCACGCGCTCTCCACCATCCCCGCCGCCTTCACCGACCGCGACATGGCCGGACTCTACGGCAACGTCGGCGttgcggcctcctcctcgccagAGCACTCATCCTCTGCGCCATCCAGGAAGCGCAAGAACAACGGTCCCTCCTTCGCTGCCAATGCCCCCGGTTGCCAGCCGCCGGCGGAGCTGCTGCAGTCGTGCGAGCTGGACCTCTGCCTGACGCCAGTGTCGCCACCGGCAGGAGGGTGGcggggcggcggcgcgtcggACGAGTACTCGGCCACGACGACGTGCGAGGATCAAGCCAGCGGTGACGCGGAGGCCAGGGCGCCGGCGCTGCTGAACCTCTTCAACTGACTGATCGTATCCTCTTCGTTGTAAGATGTAACTGCGCACAGAGTTCACCAGGGTCAGGGTGTGTGGTAGTAAATAGTTGCAGGAATCGATCGGTGTTGGTTAATTATTAAGCTTTTTTGGGATCTGCAAATGGTTTTGTAGTGATCGAACAGTTGACTAACGCTGCTAATTCGGTCAATTGACGAGTTTCTTCGCTAGGGAAAAGATGGCCTGGACTGGCACAAGAATATGATGCATAGGTGGAGATGGAGCAGCTTAAGACCTAAAGGGATTGCATGGAATTCAAGATTTTTCACAGaaattttgaatgaatttgaatttcactAGGAAGGTTGGAAGATAAAGTAAAGGCCCCTGAGTTTTTTAGGAGTGCGGGCGGTGAGGCGTGGAAGAGTAGGAGGTCAGGGGAGCGCGGCGTCTGGTTCAAATCCAGTAGGAATGTGTCCTCGGTGACATTAAGGACATTGTTTGGATATACTGAATCCTGGCACATTGTCATGAATGGGCAAGCGCGGTCCATCATGAATATGGGTTGGGAGTTCGGCCCACCCAAACACGGTTCACCCCATATTTATATGAGGGAAA
The nucleotide sequence above comes from Phragmites australis chromosome 4, lpPhrAust1.1, whole genome shotgun sequence. Encoded proteins:
- the LOC133915855 gene encoding LOB domain-containing protein 38-like — encoded protein: MSCSGCRVLRKGCSDACVLRPSIEWIHGAQPQANATVFVAKFFGRAGLVASLAAVQLQHRPALFQSQLYEACGRTINPVSGAIGLMWTGNWDLCQAAANAVLRGESLHALSTIPAAFTDRDMAGLYGNVGVAASSSPEHSSSAPSRKRKNNGPSFAANAPGCQPPAELLQSCELDLCLTPVSPPAGGWRGGGASDEYSATTTCEDQASGDAEARAPALLNLFN